Proteins from a single region of Bombus pascuorum chromosome 5, iyBomPasc1.1, whole genome shotgun sequence:
- the LOC132907217 gene encoding prohormone-4: MVQRFCTSVAALSLALSACVIFPRAVMAIDLSRFYGHFNTKRTGDACRPYEPFKCPGDGICISIQYLCDGAPDCQDGYDEDSRLCTAAKRPPVEETASFLQSLLASHGPNYLEKLFGTKARDTLKPLGGVNTVAIALSESQTIEDFGAALHLMRSDLEHLRSVFMAVENGDLGMLKSIGIKDSELGDVKFFLEKLVKTGFLD; encoded by the exons ATGGTTCAGAGGTTCTGCACTAGCGTGGCTGCGCTTAGCCTCGCCCTGAGTGCTTGCGTTATTTTCCCCCGTGCTGTCATGGCGATCGACTTAAGTCGATTTTATGGTCACTTCAATACCAAACGTACAG GAGATGCTTGTCGTCCTTACGAGCCATTCAAGTGTCCAGGGGACGGTATATGTATCTCGATTCAGTATCTCTGTGACGGAGCTCCCGATTGTCAAGATGGATACGACGAAGATTCACGATTATGCACAGCTG CAAAAAGACCACCGGTAGAGGAGACCGCTAGTTTCCTGCAGTCGTTGTTGGCAAGTCACGGTCCAAATTATCTCGAGAAATTGTTTGGGACCAAGGCACGGGATACGTTAAAGCCTCTTGGTGGCGTGAATACAGTTGCTATAGCACTTTCTG AATCTCAGACGATCGAAGATTTTGGTGCAGCCTTGCATCTAATGCGCTCCGATTTGGAACACTTGCGCTCTGTGTTTATGGCGGTGGAGAATGGTGATTTAGGCATGTTGAAATCAATCGGTATCAAGGACTCAGAGCTGGGGGACGTGAAGTTTTTCCTGGAAAAGCTCGTCAAAACCGGTTTTCTCGACTGA